The following is a genomic window from Paenibacillus sp. FSL R5-0766.
CTTCACTCGGGAACAGATCTTTCCACGTCGTAGCACCGTAAGCTTTGAGTGTTTCTTTCTCTGCATCGGAATATGCTGCCACGATCTGTTCAGGGAAATTCGTAGTGTAGTAGTTATCCGTTGAATCCTTCACACCGTCTCCATAGTGACCAGACATATTGGTGTACAGTCCAATCCCCGTTTCTTTCTGGAATACGGCTGCATTATTGGTTTTCTGATTCAGAACGTCGGCAGGAATGACACGTTTGCCGTCCTTCACTTCGTACTGTTTGCCCTCAATTCCCCAGTTCATCAGCACTTGCCCTTCTTCAGAAGCCAGGTAATCGAAGAATTTGATCGTACGAACCGGGTCAGGATTCGATGTGGTAATCCCTACACCCCAACCGGATACAAAACCTGGGTCTTGGTAGGCATGATCCTTGATATCCTCGGACAGGGTTACCGGGAAGTGTGAATACGTTGCTTCATCCTTGCCCGCGGATTTCAGTGCATTTTCTGCATCGGAATAACCCCAATCCTGGTCAATGACACCCAGAACACGTCCACTTGCAATTTTGGATTTGTATTGGTCTGTTTTTTGGATGAAGCTGTCCTGATCAAGCAGTCCCTCATTGTACATATGGTTCAACCAGCGGAAGTACTCTTTTTCCTCTGGACGTTTGTAATGCAGACTTGCTTCATACGTCTCTGGATCGATGTAGTATTCACCATCATCCGGAGCTCCTGTTGCCTGGAAGGCAGGGTTTGTTACGGTAATCATGATTCTCCAATCATCCGCGTCCAGTGTTAACGGGATCGTTGGCTGACCATCAATTGTTGGGTGTTTCTCTTTGTACGCCTTCAATACATTCTCGTAATCCTCAAGTGTACGCACTTCCGGGTATCCGAGTTCTTTTAGTACACGGTGCTGAATGCCAAATCCACCACCTGCATCAAAGTACTTCTGGTCTACCGCATAATACGTCGGTAGCACATAAATAGCCTGATCTTCATTACTGTATTTCAACCGGTCCATGTAATTACCATACAGCTTCTTCAGATTGGGAGCATATTGGTCGATCAGATCTGTCAGATCGAGCATTGCTCCGGCATCCACCAGTTTGCTGAGTTCTCCTTTGGGGGAGACAATATCCGGATAGTCTCCGCTCGCCGCCATTAAGGATATTTTATCT
Proteins encoded in this region:
- a CDS encoding ABC transporter substrate-binding protein; protein product: MASSKMKIALAPVLAMSLLAGCGGGSGSDTSFKDTSAETTPLTFDFFSVDPSPNWNGMKDEVGKVLTEKTGITLNGEFAVSGGQDKISLMAASGDYPDIVSPKGELSKLVDAGAMLDLTDLIDQYAPNLKKLYGNYMDRLKYSNEDQAIYVLPTYYAVDQKYFDAGGGFGIQHRVLKELGYPEVRTLEDYENVLKAYKEKHPTIDGQPTIPLTLDADDWRIMITVTNPAFQATGAPDDGEYYIDPETYEASLHYKRPEEKEYFRWLNHMYNEGLLDQDSFIQKTDQYKSKIASGRVLGVIDQDWGYSDAENALKSAGKDEATYSHFPVTLSEDIKDHAYQDPGFVSGWGVGITTSNPDPVRTIKFFDYLASEEGQVLMNWGIEGKQYEVKDGKRVIPADVLNQKTNNAAVFQKETGIGLYTNMSGHYGDGVKDSTDNYYTTNFPEQIVAAYSDAEKETLKAYGATTWKDLFPSEDEFPIKPWGAAYNLPTPGDSNYNVIFKKTQDIIRKRIPEAILSTPEQFDAIYDGMIDEVNNAGAEDMEKQYTELVQNRVQLWSGEEAK